The window TTGTTTGAGTTCTTCTGGAGAGACGGCTTTAGCAGAATCCATGAAATCCAGGTAAGGTTGTGaggtttttatttcctttcctATAAAATATCTTCTCTATCACGTCTTTGAGGGGGGGAAAtctccctcctccctgtttTCTCCTAAAATAGATACAAAATGTTTTCTTGAAAAACTGAACTGGATACATATGCGCAAATGGCACAAATGGCTGTTGCGTAAAAGCGCATCAGCAGTTTCGTCACGGGGTCAGCTTTTCTCTGCCCAAAACTCTAGTCTGGGAGTCTCCTAATAACTGTGAATATGTTCTTCTTTTACAAAATGTGGTCCCAGGTTTTggaaagttttgtcttttaaaacGGTTAAATCGTGATTTGTCACAttccagagagaaaaaaacgtGTCGGTTAACGAATAACGAGGAGAAATCTGAACCGGTTACTTTCTGCCGCTGCTTTTGCACGTGTTGAAACATCAAAACAAAAGTGTATTTAAAGCAACGCAACATGCAAAAcggcgtgtgtgttttgtatgaGTGATTCCTAATTTTAAAATCCAGAATCATTTTTTCCGTCTCCTCTTCATAATTGTAATACTCTAATTATTGATTTCGCAACTAGCTAATGTAAAGGTGAAATTTTCTTCTTGGACCGCAGCATAAGTAGTTGCTCATCATAAAAaggttccatttaaaaaaaaaaaaaaacactcccaACATTTCTGTCAATTAATGAATATATTTCTTCAGACATTaagacaattttttttaaagtgatttttgCATTGTAATTTTAGATAATGTCGCGCCTCTCTTGCAGATAGAGCACAGTAAGATGTACGGCAAAATTTTCAAGTCCCGGTTTGGGCCCCAGCTGGTTGTCTCCGTGGCTGACCGTGACCTTGTAGCTGAGGTGCTGAGGGCTGAGGGTGTGGCCCCTCAGAGAGCCAACATGGAGTCATGGCATGAGTACCGAGACATGAGGAGACGTTCCACCGGCCTCATCTCTGCGTGAGTCTTCTGCAACCTTTTGGCCTTGCCGCCTAAATAGTGACCGTTTAACCATTTGCGGGTTTCCCTGAATGTCACTGTCTCACATCTTGTGTTTTGTATTTCAGTGAAGGAGAAGACTGGCTGAGGATGCGGAGTGTGCTCAGACAGCTTATAATGCGTCCACGTGATGTGGCAGTCTTCTCTGATGATGTCAGCGAAGTGGTTGATGACCTGATCAAGAGAATTGTGTATCTACGCAGCCAGAGCTCTGATGGGACAACCATCTGCAACATCAATGACCTCTTCTTTAAATATGCCATGGAAGGTCGGCAACATCTAGTTTTGCTTGCAAATTGCCATCCATAGTGAGATTTTTTCCCCCGGTTAAGGAGTTTTGTATAAAACTACAAACCCCAGAGACGTTGAGAGAGCAGCAAAAGTTTAGCCACACAGAAAAAGCAACTGTTTTTTTGaacatttgcctttttttgtgCCTCTGCAGGTATAGCTGCCATTTTGTATGAGTGCAGACTGGGCTGTCTCTCCGAAAAGATTCCCCAGGAAACTGAAGATTACATTGACGCACTGCACCTCATGTTCAGCTCTTTTAAGACGACCATGTATGCTGGCGCCATCCCCAAGTGGCTTCGACCGGTCTTCCCCAAACCGTGGGAGGAGTTCTGTGACTCCTGGGATGGACTTTTCCGATTTAGTGAGTGGCTGATCTCGTGTTGACTTAAGCAGTCGTTCTGGTAACCGCAGTTCAAGAAAACTACAAAGACTTTTTAcctcaaatgaaaaaaggcGACGTTCCTTTCGGCCACAGAGCAGTTTAACGAGGTTCTAAAGCTAAATATGCAAGCCACAGGTTATTGTCTGCTCAGTCTTGTTTTCTAAAATGGTTTCAGTAGATACCAAAACTTTTGAAAAGGAATTTCTTATAGCTGAAAACAAGATTTAGATTTGCATGAAAAGCATAGATGTTTCGATAACAGGCTGAAACCAACAGAATGGAATCTTGCTTTGCATATAAATCTCTACTGCTGTACCAGAGGGTTCTGGGAATATTGGCTACCTCATTATGTAACAagctctttattttcttttcttccataCCAACTAttcatccctccctcttctgtctCAATCCTAGGCTGTGTTCATGTTGATAAGAGGCTCAAACAAATTGAATCCCAGCTGCAACGTGGAGAGAAGGTGACGGGAGGTTTACTCACATACATGCTTGTTGCCAAGGAGATGAGCGTCGAGGAGATTTACGCTAATGTGACAGAGATGCTACTAGCCGGCGTTGACACGGTGCGTTTAGGGTTATTAATCCactcggtgggggggggggggtattaggAGCGGGGAGCTCCAAGATGTTTTCCACTCGATTAAAAAACCGTGTTACATTTTAAAGGAACATTTTTATAATATAAGAGCTGTGCTCTCACCTTAGTACAGACTTATCACACCTCATACAAACCATTTCAGGCGTAAATTTAAGGGTCTAAACATATCCATCTAATGGGGAAAAAGTCTCTTTGGAAACccaaactttaaaaatctttccAGGATGCATCTGTGGATGTGGCTGCAAACTCCACAGTTCCTGCCTAATTTGTTTGGGGCAATGTCAGACCAATGAGAGTTATGGGTTGAGAGCCTTTTGTTCTTAGCCAGGGGCCATGGAataaaagggtgtgtgtgtttttattgaactTGTTGGAACGGCCACTTCCTGGTAGGGGGTGGACTCAGACCCGGCATTACCTGACCCTGTGGCTCATATGCCTTCTCTCTGTGCACACAAGAGCTGTCAAGACACATTAGCAACAGCCAGAGTTGTAGCCAGCACAAGGCAGAAGTGAAATGAGATGGAGGGGTTTCGGTCTGACTGATGCTGCCATGATTACTAAGCTGGTGTTATAAGCATGGTTACTCAGAAAAGAAGAGCAGAATTTGGGAATGTGGGAGGATAAGAGGCAGTAGAAGGGAATCCTTTCCAGAGGCCACTGCATGTCTTCTCTCTGTGTGCCttaatttaattttctgtcCAACGAGGCATCTGAAATTGATTTTGTGCAATTTCTAATAAATTAAACGTGTAAACATTTAGCACAAAGTAATACGCAACATGCTTGTGTGCTGGCAAAGTTTTTAACAATACAAACTGGTTTTTATAATCAATTTCTCCTCCTATGTTATAGGTTTATATTTATCCCCTGAGAGTTCAGATAAATAACACACTAATGTAATTAATAATGCTCCATGGCTGAGTGCATCTACTTAAGGTAGATATGTTGACTGTCTTCAAAAGAACGGATTAAATGCCGGGAGTGCAGCTGTCCTTGTCTGCCGTCTCAGTTAAGCACGTGGGTTTGGTCTCTCTGCTGTGAAATACCACTCGCTGCTTTTCCAAAACCTTATGCAACAGCATGGAAACACCTGCGTCGGCTTGCACTACACTCCCACTGGagcaaagattttttttaataagggAAATGAATAATAGTGTAATGAAGGTCTTGTTTAACGAATAAGAATCTAATTATAATCGTATCTATTTTAGACGTCGTTCACCCTCTCCTGGGCCAGCTACCTGTTAGCCCGGCATCCTGATGTACAACAACAAATCCACGCAGAGGTGATGAGGGTTCTGGGATCTGAAAAAGTCGCTACAGCTGAAGATGTCCAGCATCTTCCCTTCATCAGAGGGCTCGTCAAAGAGACTCTCAGGTACATGCCGCGTAGATTTGGGGGAAATGTTCGGTGTAATATGCCCACTTGGCAAAGCTTTTTCCGTATGTTTTACTCTATTTACTTATCTTACAATTTAGCACAGTAGCAGAGATTAATGCGAAGCACTGCTGAATAACACTCTTTGTTTGCTCCTTCCTGGGAGCAGGCtcttcccagttctcccaggCAATGGTCGAATTACGCAGGATGACATGGTGCTGGGCGGATATTTCATCCCCAAAGGGGTAAGACTGATACAGACATAATAGATTTGAGTGAACAGCATGCATGTgcagaaggaaatgaaaaaaaagtgaCACTGTATCTTCCAGAATGCGTTGACATAATGACATATGATCCTGTTACCCTCAAAGTATCTCCCATTCAGATGTACAGTAGCCCAGCTGCCTTTATTATGCAACTGACTTTTTACAAACCATTTTTGTTAGACTCAGCTGGCCCTGTGTCACTACTCCACGTCTTTGGATGATGAGAATTTCCCCAGTTCGTTAGAATTCAGGCCGGATCGCTGGATACGTAAACATTCCTCAGATCGTCTTGACAACTTTGGCTCCATTCCATTTGGCTACGGCATCCGGAGCTGCATAGGCAAAAGAATAGCAGAACTGGAGATGCACCTCGCTCTCATAAGGGTAGGACATCAATCTTTTCTTCAAATCTCTCCAAGATGTCTTCAAGCCTTTTTAGATATGCATCACATATAGAAGGATTTCTTGAAAAAtctgtttagttttgatttGAAACGAAAGTGCAAATCTAATGACAGTCAGAGTGACATATCTGTGTTTTTACTCTTTGGGCAGATCATCCAGAAGTTCCACGTTTGCGTGTCTCCTCTAACGACTGACGTCAAGGCCAAAACACATGGCTTGCTCTGCCCCGGGGCTCCAATTAACCTGCAATTCATCGACCGGGAAATCTAGACACACATTTTGTAATTTGAAGTTATGTCTTTTTGGTGCTGTTGCATTGTCTTTAAAACACCGTTCACCATTAGATTGTAGCGTCTGAGCAGAGACAGACATTTTACTCTGGTTTTATTCATGTCCTCCCGCTTGTTTGTGTGCAGGGATGCTGCATAATGTGTTAATGTGATGTAGTGCTCGTACAAAAGTAAGAGCTATTTGTGTATGGTTATTAATTGTACCTTGTGATGCACACTGCCTTTTGGTCTTGCTTTTTGAAATTGTGAATAGATTGTGTTGgactgtttattttcattgtgcatgtgtgtaaaggGAGTACCAACAGTAAAACCTACAGTCACTGTAGTGTTTCCTCTTATGTTTGAGAAAGTAACTGACAGGGTTGAGGGGTAACTATGAATGTATGATTGAAAATAGTCTGTTTTAAGTGGtacagtgtttatatttttTTGGATATCATTGAAGTTTTAAATGTAATGGGCTAAAAATAAATCACGTGCAATTGAAAAAGACCTACGATTACCGATTCCAATAAATACAATGGAAATACAGAACATTTTCTTCAGTAAAGAGATGTCACTTTATACTAATGATAAAAGCAACacttttgttttccctcccaTTTTTCATGAGCTGAACTCTTTCTATGTTCACAAAAGGCCTAAATCTTTCAAATATTCCCAAATCGGTCTGAATCTGTGTTAGTGAGTTTTTGAGATAGTCCGTCCACGTCACTTGATCAAGCGTGGCGTATTAGGATGCTGATTGAACAGCATTATCAACGCACATGACCACCAATTGCCTCATGTAGCGCAACACATCTCTGTAACCTCTTTGGAGATGGCTCATGACAGAGAAATGAACTTCACTTCTCAGGCAACAGTTCTGGTAGACATTCCTGCATTCAGCATGCCACGTGCAGTCTTCCTCAAAACTTCTGTGGCACGGTGATGTGTTGTCAAACTGCACATTTTTATAGTGGCCTTTTTGTTGCAACCTAAGGCACACCTGTGCGATAATCTTGAGGTCTAATCAGGCTGTTGATATTCCACGCCTGTGAGGTGGATGGATTATCCCAGCAACAGAGAAGTCAAATTATCAAATCAAACTTTATCTAAAAGGCACATTTCATACAAATCTGCAACACAAAGGGCCTTACAGAGGGTGACAATCCTCCTGCCCCCACAAATATGCACACAGAGATACAGTTAGaatacacaatcacacacataagcaTGCAAAACATACGCAGATAATCAtatacacaggaacacacactcaaCCCCTGCACATAAAATAGTTCTCCCTCAAGAGACATAGCTGAGCACTGAGACCTGAACTGAGGAAGAAGCTACCTTTTGGGTCACCAAAGTCCCCCAACAGACCTCACCCCCACCCAGGAAGACAAGATGCTCCACGCCAAGGTGCAATGCTCTGAAAGAGCTGTTGCATGGGAAAGAAACCCCATCGATAGACCAGAGACACTTGGGTGGTCTGCtaaggaaacactggagctaaaaacccATGGAAGGAGAAGGGTATAATAAGAACAAAGGTATAACAGTagaattagatttaaaaaaaataaaatttaaaagtaAGACAATAGAGCGAAGTGTATCACAGTAACATAGACCACAGCAGGTAAAACTAAGGTTAAAAACTAAGGgcataaaaaaggaaaataagagcacAAATATAAAAAGTAGTAATGGAGAAATCAAAGCTTCACAATAAATTAAGGTGTATAAAAGCCAAACATGTTAAGTCAGTTAAAAGATGGGTCTTGAGCTTCTTTTGAAAACATCAACAGTTGGCCCTGAGGTTCTTTGGCAGGCTGTTCCATAACCGTGGGCTATAACGACCGAGTGCCACCTCCCTGTTTGTTTTAGAGCTAACTAGTGGTGTAGCTAAAAGGCCAATACCAGAGAACCCCTGGGTCCACGAGGGTTGATAAGGTAAAAGAAGGTCAGATAGGGAATAAGACCCAAGAATGTTGACACACTTAAAAACTAacaaaagaaccttaaaatcaaTCCTGAAATGCACAGGGAGCCAGTGCAGTGATTTTAAAACTGTTGTAATGTGCTTCCGCCCTCTGGTCCGCGTCAGCATTTGTCtggctgagttttgtaataattgtaaattCTAAATACACTTTTTGGGAAGCCCAGTGCGTAGGCCATTACAGTAATCTATGGCTCAACACAAAAGCATGTATGAGCACCTCCCTGCTGATGTGACAGATGATTTATGCTCATTATTGCACATTTAGACAGATATGTGAAGAATATTTGAGAGAAATACACCTTTTGTACAAACAGAAAAAGTTGTTTCAGTTCAGCTCATGAAAAATGGGAGCCAGAACAAAGgcacatttatatttttgttgAGCGTTTTTAGATTGATGTATGGTTGCCATTGAAGTCTAGTACTTTTCACCAGACCATTGTGTTTTTATGGATTGTGACTGTAATCATCTGTTTTACAATGTTTACAAGAAGAGAAATATTGTGGTGGATTGTAGCATTATAGGAAGGTCACACTGGTTTGCATGGCAGAAAGtaaaaatattttatatatttattccatatatatatttatttcaaaagacTTTTGTCCAGTCAACATgataaacaattaaaaaatattaaatattttaagaCTGGGTTTAGTTTGACCTTAACAGGTTACAAATTACCCTGGCAaaagattatttattattataaattttaaaaagtaaaaaaaattggCATCTTTCATGTGCACATCACTAGGAATCACAATGTAGTTACCCAGAGCTGTCAGTGATATCTTTGACTGTTGCATAAATTATAATTTACATTGTCTTctactttaaaatatatataatcaagatattttgtaaaataaataatgtgtaataattaaataatgtgGGAGCATTGTATGCTGATGTGACATTAATCTTCACTTTCACAAATATCACTTTGTGCATAGAAGTATTATTAAAATTAACGATACCTAATAATAAATTACTAATTATTATTCGGTTTGCGTAGGGCTACGTTcacaataatatttttttttcaagcatACACCGCAATGAATTGTGTGATTTCGTTGCCTCATTTTTTTTGTTAGGAAGGCAAATCTGTAGCATATTGTAGAAtatttgttttccctctttccatttttaaaataattgaataacAATTCGATTAAACACCCAACACCTTATGGCGACCAATAAATTAGACTCAATTTACAAGCGATGGTCGAAGAGACTCTCGCGAGATTTAGCTCACGAGAAAACAAACGGAAGTAAATAGTTACTATGGCATGATCAGCGAGTCAGTGGGTAAGATAGCAAGTGCGGCGCAAAAGCTCCAGCATTTTCACATAAAAGGCTCATTTTCAAACTGTTCTAATTAATTTCGTATACGTTGAAATTGAGTTAATGCTCCTCGTATGTACCTTAAGAAAAGATGCATTTAAAACATTGAAGAGTCGTTTATAAAGTGTGGCCTTGAATACGTATGCTAACGTAGCTAATCTCCTGCAATCGCTGCCGCGGATGAGAAGCTAACTTCGTAGCATAGACCACGAGTGGCTAGTTGCTTTTAGGTCAGCAGATATTCGCAATTTACAACGCCACACAAGTGTTACATCTGGccttaaaagaagaaaaggtcGTATTGGTCTAAAATGATAATTGAAAACCTCGATGCCTTAAAAACATGGCTGTCTGACACCCTCGAGCCTATGTAAGTAATATTAGCTTAGCAACACACCCAAACATTTCACGTTGCATCGGTTGCCATTCGAAGTGATTAAAAATCGCGTATATATCTACATTATTTGTATGATAATCTGTTTCATATTTGGTTTGAATTGCAGTTGTGATGCAGACCCTTCTGCTCTGGCTAAATATGTCGTTGCCCTTGTAAAGAAAGACAAAAGTGAAAAGGAACTTAAAGCCCTGTGTATAGATCAGTTGGATGTATTCCTtcagaaaggtaaaaaaaatccttttattcAAGAAAACTGTATTTTGCAGCGACGTCATTTGGTCTGTACagttaaagcacattttaaagtTTGCTTACTCTCTTCCAGAGACCCAACCATTTGTGGATGAGCTGTTTGAAGCCATCTTAAACAAAAGCTATATGCCACAAACAGAGCTGCCATCCTCAGTGgccaaaatggaaaaagatgaacAGAAAAAAGACGAGGTAACCTTCTGATATGATGTTCAAATATCATGCTAGTTTGCTCACAGATGTGGTTGTTTCTGCAAAGTATGGAATTGTTTTCAAGGCTTTTGGCTCACAGTCTGTATTcatgttttgcttttctgtGTTCCTAGCCTAATCgcgaggaagagagggagaagaagttTTCTCGTCGACTGAATCACAGTCCTCAGTTAAGCTCTCGCTACAGAGATGGCAGGTATGTGTAGGTGTCTGTTTTGCAGTCACACGTTTAACTTGCATTTTTTGGCTAATAATAATTCCTTCGGCTGCTCAAATttaaaggagaggagatgatCGTAAGAGAGACGATCGCCCAAGGAAGAGGGAATATGACCGGAACCCAGTAAGGAGGGACTCTTATCGTGACCGCTACAATCGCAGGAGAGGGCGCAGCCGCAGTTACAGCCGAAGCCGCAGTCGCAGCTGGAGCAAAGATCGCATGCGTGAGCGCgacagggagagggaaagagaaagagataaCAGTAGGAGCCACTCGCAGAGTAGAACTCGGTCCAGAAGTAGGGGTAagaatttaataaaatatattcaTTTCAAGCTTCCTTCACATGGTTGCCCATAAGAGTTCAACCTTaggttaaaataaatcaaacttaGGTTTTAAAAGTCAATCTTTGACTTTGTTTTGATTATGTCTTTTGAAACATTGTACTGACAAGTTTGCAAAAAACAACCCACGAGTTAATTTACTGTTCGTATTTGATTTGCAGAACGAGAATCTGGGAAATTAAAGTATGAGCAGGATCAAAGGGCTGAGAGCAGCGATGGCTACACCCCAGCACCACTGGTCTCCACAGCAACCACGTCACATTTCCCTGTGCCAACTCTGAGCAGCACCATTACAGTCGTTGCGCCCACCCATCATCATAACAACACATCTGAGAGCTGGTCAGATTTCCACCCTGATCATCCTGTGGATCATGTTCCGTTTGTGAGGGCGCCTCCTCCTCAACAGAGGAAGCGATGCCGGGACTATGATGGTGATCATTCAGTTCTCTCTTCATTTAAAGTGCATTTTAATGGAGTATTGATTGGTCTTGTTTTGTTCTTTAGAAAAGGGCTTATGCATGAGAGGAGACATGTGTCCATTTGATCATGGAAGTGACCCAGTTGTAGTGGAGGATGTCAATCTGCCCAATATAATGTCCTTCCAACCACCACCACAAATCCCAGGTGTGGAGCCACCTCCGCCCCCAGGCctcccaccaccgccaccaccacctctcATGAATGCCCCTCCTGTAAACCTCCGGCCTCCTGTGCCCCCACCCTGTGCCCTCCCACCTAGCCTTCCACCTGTTCAAGGTAGGAATTCAGATGATATTTTTTCTTTAGACTttgggtttgatttttttgttttatcagctaaaaaaaaaaacccttgcAATGTGTAACAGTGGGAAAACAGACCAaattatttattgttgttgttggtgttaaTATACTCAACACAGCATTAGTTATGAGATGTCTTTTGTATTTTGTCGTCCCACACaggtccccctcccccccttcctccattACAACCGTCAGGTATGGATGCTCCTCCCAATTCCATTACCAGCACTGTTCCCACCATTGTCACTACTGGTATTCGGTGCTCACTTCCCCAGGCCTCATTGCCAATGTTCAGTTCTGGTTAGTGTCTTCCTTACATAAATTGTTGCATTAACAAATCACTATTAATGTAATTTaccattttaatttattttttggtgTCTCCTAACCAGATACATATGATAATGATGGATACAATCCCGAAGCTCCCAGTATCACCAACACTTCCAGACCACTATACCGCCATCGTGTCAACGCCCAGAGGCCAAATCTTATAGGCCTTACAATGGGAGATGTAGACCAGCCACAAAGAGGTATTACATTTCACAACTAATGTGCTAATCTGAGCCAAATTgggcattttaaaatgtttatctGTTATTTAGGTAAGCAAGAGCAAGGCTGTCGCTGTTGtcattcctgcttttcttttctgaaaAGCTGCAGTGTGAAAACTGACCTGTCACTGTTCCCCTGTTAACAGGGAAGATTCCAAACAACAGTATGAGGATTGTTATGGAGTCCGACTCCAGAAAGAGGTTACCTCCTCACGATGGTGGAATCCCTATCAAAAAACCTCGGTTTGACAAGTGAGGGACCGCTGTCGTCAAACAGACCCTTCAATCTTCTTTTAGGAATACCATTTGCGCTGAAATgatcttttctctcctctgcatAGACCCAATTTCAATAAACCCAACCACCAGGGCTACCACAAGAGACTTCCTTTCTCTCTAAACACCAAGCTGCTGGTCCGGCAAATTCCCCCTCTgctcaacaacatcagcaaacTCAATGAACATTTCAGCAAGTTTGGAACCATCGTCAACCTGCAGGTCAGTAATTCTTTTTTATTGGAGATGATTTGTACAGCTGTACACCACTTACCAACAAAGAGAAATGCTTTATGGTTGTAATTGATTTTTTATGTCCCATTGtaacttttttctttaaaaaggtGGCCTACCAGAATGACGGAGAAGCGGCATTGATCCAATTTGCCTCTCCCGATGAGGCCAGGCGGGCTATCCAAAGCACAGAGGCTGTCCTTAATAACCGTTTTATAAGCGTGCACTGGTTTCGTGACAATGGGAATGACGGTCAAGGTCATTCTCATTCACAGTTACAGCTTCGGACGCAGCCTGTCACGGTAATCATTTTTTATTCTACGGGGTTCTTTTAGTGCTTAAAATGTAACTACCAGTTGCCATAATATTTCATTAAGGTTAACTGAATGGAATCAAATAGTGTAAATTGCATTTAAGATTTCAAATTGTCATTAAATTAGGCATTGAAATGTGATTGTGGAGGACAGTAGTTCGCAACATTTTTTCAAACATTTGCCTTGCTTGAAAACATCGAAAGGTCGTCTTGAAATAACTCAGATTCAGCAAAAGCTTGAATATTATGTACATACAAATCAATAATAAAACCACTgcttattattagtattattattatatagtATATACACTATATAATTGGCAAATATCTTATTTCTTATAAACTAATGGGAAAACCTAGGTAAAATGGTCACCTTCACAGTTTTTTAAACCACTAGCTTCACACTATTACTCTTTATCAACATTTGCGGCTTGTATATTTTCTGgaaaaaaatgtccaaaaacTTTGCCAAGTACCAGAAGAAGCAAaaagttattttgctaaaagttaatgtcagttcctcctgtcaATATCAATTCCTTGAGTTTTTTCAGCAGTTGCTGTGGACTTGCAGATTCTTTGCATTTTATTGGTAGTCCTGTCACAAACTCGTCCGTACTCGTGTTGAAAAATAGTTTACACGTTCTTTACAGTTCCGCTGGCGCTCTTCAATGACGCTTTTTAGCTGGTTGGAAGTAAAAttggcgccatctgctggaagTAACGCCACGCATCATAATGATGGCGTTTTGCAcgatatataaaaaaaaaatcaaatgtggaTTATGTCCAGTTTCTTCAGAATGACTCAGGTCTGATTTGGTGTAGTCTTTGTTCTCACAGCAGCCCCCGGCCACATCTTTGAAGCAGTCTGTCAAAGATCGTCTGGGACCCCTTCTCACTGTAAACTCTGAGCCCTCCCAAGGTTCCACTATAGCCTCTCAAGTATGCATGTGTCCTTTTTGACAAGTATCTCTCCAGATCTGCATTAGGTGTAGATAAACACagattcttttctctttttttaaaactctttgtTGCAGAATCCTTCGAAAACACCAGTGAAGGAGCGTTTAGGTTTCTCGACtaaaccagcagctccagttgaaAAGGTGAGTGGAGCatcgaccccccccaccccaaaagtCCCGGTACTCTAATTTAAAACCTTAAATGGTTTTGCCGCTTTTCACTTTTAGGTCTTTTCCTCATCGATGGGGCTTACAAAGACTGTGTACAACCCTGCAGCAATAACAGCAGCTCAGAACAGCTCAGAGGAAGCCCTGAAGAAGAAGCTGGTAAGACGAGAGGAAAACGTGACATGTTTCCATCCTCAGAAGTAAATGCATTGCCTAATCATTACCCTTCCACATTCTTAGGAAGCTCTAAAGctacagcaggatgtcaagaagaagaagcaggaaatactggagaaaaacattgagACCCAGAAGGTAATTCAGCCCGGCATAGAGAATTACGGATTAACAAATCGGTTACGGATGCACAATTTAGCTGTCATGCATATTTGTTTGGACTATAGAGCAGCCAGTGTTGCCAACTCTCCAATTCTGCATGGCAACTGTTTTTATTGTCAAATGCTCCTAGTGGCAACTTTATTAACTGAAACTTCAAGCAAAAAATTCAACAACATtcaagttttatttttacttgtCTGTAGTTGACTCAGATCAAGTTGTGCAGTGAGAATATATATGAAGTAATATGCGTTTATACGAGTTAAAATGAATCAAATCTTTGCATGTGTTTGACAATAAAAGTGTGTATAAATGCATGTCAACAGGTCATGTGTTGGAATAAAGCTGTTGTAGTCGAGATTACTGTAAAGTGGCTTAGACACTCAAGTCTTTGTGAGTTGTGTGTGGGAGTAAAAGCTAGCCGTGTTGACATGTGCAGTCATTTCCATGGAGTTAAATGTGACTCAAAATGCCGAAGGTTAATTAAATTCTTTGTTCCTTATCTTTGCAGCTCCTTCTGTCCAAACtagagaaaaacaaaggaatgAAGGCTGAAGATAAAGCCAAGTGCATGAAAACCTTGAGCATGTTGATAAAGAGCATCTCCAAACTGCAAGACGAGATAAAGGGAGTGTCAAGCAGCAACAGCCAACAGCGTACTGCCAAGAGCAAAGCACAGGTTTTTACATTTCTCTATCAGTAGatcacaatgtgtgtgtttttagatttgcttttgtgttgctC is drawn from Takifugu flavidus isolate HTHZ2018 chromosome 2, ASM371156v2, whole genome shotgun sequence and contains these coding sequences:
- the rbm26 gene encoding RNA-binding protein 26 isoform X2; amino-acid sequence: MIIENLDALKTWLSDTLEPICDADPSALAKYVVALVKKDKSEKELKALCIDQLDVFLQKETQPFVDELFEAILNKSYMPQTELPSSVAKMEKDEQKKDEPNREEEREKKFSRRLNHSPQLSSRYRDGRRGDDRKRDDRPRKREYDRNPVRRDSYRDRYNRRRGRSRSYSRSRSRSWSKDRMRERDRERERERDNSRSHSQSRTRSRSRERESGKLKYEQDQRAESSDGYTPAPLVSTATTSHFPVPTLSSTITVVAPTHHHNNTSESWSDFHPDHPVDHVPFVRAPPPQQRKRCRDYDEKGLCMRGDMCPFDHGSDPVVVEDVNLPNIMSFQPPPQIPGVEPPPPPGLPPPPPPPLMNAPPVNLRPPVPPPCALPPSLPPVQGPPPPLPPLQPSGMDAPPNSITSTVPTIVTTGIRCSLPQASLPMFSSDTYDNDGYNPEAPSITNTSRPLYRHRVNAQRPNLIGLTMGDVDQPQRGKIPNNSMRIVMESDSRKRLPPHDGGIPIKKPRFDKPNFNKPNHQGYHKRLPFSLNTKLLVRQIPPLLNNISKLNEHFSKFGTIVNLQVAYQNDGEAALIQFASPDEARRAIQSTEAVLNNRFISVHWFRDNGNDGQGHSHSQLQLRTQPVTPPATSLKQSVKDRLGPLLTVNSEPSQGSTIASQNPSKTPVKERLGFSTKPAAPVEKVFSSSMGLTKTVYNPAAITAAQNSSEEALKKKLEALKLQQDVKKKKQEILEKNIETQKLLLSKLEKNKGMKAEDKAKCMKTLSMLIKSISKLQDEIKGVSSSNSQQRTAKSKAQAQKELLDAELDLYKKSQAGEDTAMLKLQYTQLQIEAAKRGILAPGRGRGLFTRGRGSARGRASRGRGRGAPVHAVVDHRPRALQISGFVDSDRVDLLPHFAQFGEIEDCQIDENNLSAVVTYKSRAEAEQAAVYGVRFKNQTLSLAWHKAAMTRSPADADEGEQEKDEYQEESLSDDALLQDDDEEEDDNEPRSWRR
- the rbm26 gene encoding RNA-binding protein 26 isoform X1 gives rise to the protein MIIENLDALKTWLSDTLEPICDADPSALAKYVVALVKKDKSEKELKALCIDQLDVFLQKETQPFVDELFEAILNKSYMPQTELPSSVAKMEKDEQKKDEPNREEEREKKFSRRLNHSPQLSSRYRDGRRGDDRKRDDRPRKREYDRNPVRRDSYRDRYNRRRGRSRSYSRSRSRSWSKDRMRERDRERERERDNSRSHSQSRTRSRSRERESGKLKYEQDQRAESSDGYTPAPLVSTATTSHFPVPTLSSTITVVAPTHHHNNTSESWSDFHPDHPVDHVPFVRAPPPQQRKRCRDYDEKGLCMRGDMCPFDHGSDPVVVEDVNLPNIMSFQPPPQIPGVEPPPPPGLPPPPPPPLMNAPPVNLRPPVPPPCALPPSLPPVQGPPPPLPPLQPSGMDAPPNSITSTVPTIVTTGIRCSLPQASLPMFSSDTYDNDGYNPEAPSITNTSRPLYRHRVNAQRPNLIGLTMGDVDQPQRGKIPNNSMRIVMESDSRKRLPPHDGGIPIKKPRFDKPNFNKPNHQGYHKRLPFSLNTKLLVRQIPPLLNNISKLNEHFSKFGTIVNLQVAYQNDGEAALIQFASPDEARRAIQSTEAVLNNRFISVHWFRDNGNDGQGHSHSQLQLRTQPVTQPPATSLKQSVKDRLGPLLTVNSEPSQGSTIASQNPSKTPVKERLGFSTKPAAPVEKVFSSSMGLTKTVYNPAAITAAQNSSEEALKKKLEALKLQQDVKKKKQEILEKNIETQKLLLSKLEKNKGMKAEDKAKCMKTLSMLIKSISKLQDEIKGVSSSNSQQRTAKSKAQAQKELLDAELDLYKKSQAGEDTAMLKLQYTQLQIEAAKRGILAPGRGRGLFTRGRGSARGRASRGRGRGAPVHAVVDHRPRALQISGFVDSDRVDLLPHFAQFGEIEDCQIDENNLSAVVTYKSRAEAEQAAVYGVRFKNQTLSLAWHKAAMTRSPADADEGEQEKDEYQEESLSDDALLQDDDEEEDDNEPRSWRR